One Streptomyces sp. RPA4-2 genomic window carries:
- a CDS encoding aldehyde dehydrogenase family protein: MSSYFTDLARQYIGGEWRPGTGSWDIIDFNPYDGEKLASITIATVDEVDEAYRAAERAQKEWAAVNPYARRAVFEKALRLVEEREAEITEVIIAELGGTHLKAGFELHLAKEFLRESIQLALRPEGRILPSPIDGKENRVYRVPVGVVGVISPFNFPFLLSLKSVAPALALGNGVVLKPHQNTPIVGGSLVAKIFEDAGLPGGLLNVVITDIAEIGDAFIEHPVPKVISFTGSDKVGRHVATVCASHFKNAVLELGGNSALVVLDDADIDYAVDAAVFSRYVHQGQVCMAANRVLVDRSVADEFTEKFVAKVRTLKVGDPSDPRTIIGPVINSSQADAITGAVDQAIAEGATALVHGTTTDNLVEPTVLTDLPSDSAILRQEIFGPVALLVLFDGEEEAVRIVNDTPYGLSGAVHTADVERGVSFAKQIDTGMFHVNDGTVHDEPPVAFGGEKHSGIGRLNGEATVEAFTTQKWISVQHGRSFFPF; encoded by the coding sequence ATGTCGTCCTACTTCACCGACCTGGCCCGGCAGTACATCGGCGGGGAGTGGCGCCCGGGCACCGGCTCCTGGGACATCATCGACTTCAACCCGTACGACGGTGAGAAGCTGGCGTCCATCACCATAGCCACGGTGGACGAGGTCGACGAGGCCTACCGCGCGGCCGAGCGCGCCCAGAAGGAATGGGCCGCGGTCAACCCGTACGCGCGCCGCGCCGTCTTCGAGAAGGCCCTGCGTCTCGTCGAGGAGCGCGAGGCGGAGATCACCGAGGTGATCATCGCCGAGCTCGGCGGCACCCACCTCAAGGCCGGCTTCGAGCTCCACCTCGCCAAGGAGTTCCTGCGCGAGTCGATCCAGCTGGCGCTGCGGCCCGAGGGCAGGATCCTTCCCTCGCCGATCGACGGCAAGGAGAACCGCGTCTACCGCGTACCCGTCGGTGTCGTCGGCGTGATCAGCCCCTTCAACTTCCCCTTCCTGCTCTCCCTGAAGTCCGTCGCGCCGGCCCTGGCGCTGGGCAACGGCGTCGTCCTGAAGCCGCACCAGAACACCCCGATCGTCGGCGGTTCGCTGGTCGCCAAGATCTTCGAGGACGCGGGGCTCCCCGGCGGCCTGCTCAACGTCGTGATCACCGACATAGCGGAGATCGGCGACGCCTTCATCGAGCACCCCGTCCCGAAGGTCATCTCCTTCACCGGTTCCGACAAGGTCGGTCGGCACGTCGCCACCGTCTGCGCCTCGCACTTCAAGAACGCGGTCCTCGAACTCGGCGGCAACAGCGCGCTGGTGGTCCTGGACGACGCCGACATCGACTACGCCGTGGACGCGGCGGTCTTCAGCCGGTACGTCCACCAGGGCCAGGTCTGCATGGCCGCCAACCGCGTACTCGTGGACCGCTCGGTCGCGGACGAGTTCACCGAGAAGTTCGTCGCGAAGGTCAGGACGCTGAAGGTGGGCGACCCGAGCGACCCGCGGACGATCATCGGCCCGGTCATCAACTCCTCCCAGGCGGACGCGATCACGGGCGCCGTCGACCAGGCGATCGCCGAGGGCGCCACCGCGCTCGTCCACGGCACCACCACCGACAACCTGGTCGAGCCGACCGTCCTGACGGACCTGCCGTCCGACTCCGCCATCCTCCGGCAGGAGATCTTCGGCCCGGTCGCGCTCCTCGTCCTCTTCGACGGCGAGGAGGAGGCCGTACGCATCGTCAACGACACCCCGTACGGGCTCAGCGGCGCCGTCCACACCGCCGACGTCGAGCGCGGAGTCTCCTTCGCCAAGCAGATCGACACCGGCATGTTCCACGTCAACGACGGCACCGTGCACGACGAGCCGCCGGTCGCCTTCGGCGGCGAGAAGCACTCGGGCATCGGCCGCCTCAACGGCGAGGCGACGGTCGAGGCGTTCACCACCCAGAAGTGGATCTCGGTGCAGCACGGGCGGAGTTTCTTCCCGTTCTGA
- a CDS encoding PadR family transcriptional regulator yields MSAIRLLVLGAVRQHGRAHGYQVRNDLEYWGAHEWSNAKPGSIYHALKQMAKQGLLRAHEIAPSTAGGPPRTEYEITDTGTAEYLTLLRRSLTAYDQKPDILSAALGFMVDLGRAEVLALLRERVRAIEEWRTSVTEYYTPEDGPGQLGHIGEIMNFWVHSADSGAEWTRGLVERIQGGAYTFAGEGPPFVGVLGDGEENPYATGASHRGDRT; encoded by the coding sequence ATGTCAGCGATCCGTCTCCTGGTGCTGGGGGCAGTGCGCCAGCACGGGCGGGCCCACGGGTACCAGGTGCGCAACGACCTCGAGTACTGGGGCGCGCACGAGTGGTCCAACGCCAAGCCCGGCTCGATCTACCATGCGCTCAAGCAGATGGCGAAACAGGGACTGCTGCGCGCCCACGAGATCGCGCCGTCCACGGCGGGCGGCCCCCCGCGCACCGAGTACGAGATCACGGACACGGGCACCGCGGAGTACCTCACGCTGCTGCGCCGGTCGTTGACCGCGTACGACCAGAAGCCCGACATCCTCTCGGCCGCGCTCGGCTTCATGGTCGACCTCGGCCGGGCGGAGGTCCTCGCGCTCCTTCGGGAGCGGGTGCGCGCCATCGAGGAGTGGCGCACGTCCGTCACCGAGTACTACACCCCCGAGGACGGCCCCGGACAGCTCGGCCACATCGGCGAGATCATGAACTTCTGGGTGCACTCCGCCGACTCCGGAGCCGAATGGACCCGGGGGCTCGTCGAGCGGATCCAGGGCGGCGCGTACACGTTCGCCGGCGAGGGCCCACCCTTCGTCGGCGTGCTGGGGGACGGCGAGGAGAACCCGTACGCGACGGGGGCTTCGCACCGCGGCGACCGTACCTAG
- a CDS encoding glutamate decarboxylase — translation MPLHKGPEKPDERPMSVNPFFGDANPLGDMTEAPPKHRLPDRPLTPTIAYQLVHDELMLDGNARLNLATFVTTWMEPQAGVLMAECLDKNMIDKDEYPRTAELERRCVAMLADLWNAPDPGAVVGCSTTGSSEACMLAGMALKRRWTQRNADRYPGARPNLVMGVNVQVCWEKFCNFWEVEARQVPMEGDRFHLDPQAAAELCDENTIGVVGILGSTFDGSYEPIADLCAALDRLQERTGLDIPVHVDGASGGMIAPFLDPDLVWDFRLPRVSSINTSGHKYGLVYPGVGWALWRSSAELPEELVFRVNYLGGDMPTFALNFSRPGAQVAAQYYTFLRLGREGYRAVQQTTRDLARGLAERIEALEDFRLITRGDQLPVFAFTTAPHVSAYDVFDVSRRMRENGWLVPAYTFPANREDLSVLRVVCRNGFSADLADLFLEDLGRLVPQLRRQPHPWTRDKQAATGFHH, via the coding sequence ATGCCGCTCCACAAAGGCCCCGAGAAGCCCGACGAGCGACCGATGTCCGTCAACCCCTTCTTCGGCGACGCGAATCCGCTCGGCGACATGACCGAGGCCCCGCCCAAGCACCGGCTCCCGGACCGGCCGCTGACACCCACGATCGCGTACCAACTGGTCCACGACGAACTGATGCTGGACGGCAACGCCCGGCTGAATCTCGCCACCTTCGTCACCACCTGGATGGAGCCGCAGGCCGGGGTGCTGATGGCGGAGTGCCTCGACAAGAACATGATCGACAAGGACGAGTACCCGCGCACCGCCGAGCTGGAGCGACGCTGCGTGGCCATGCTCGCGGACCTGTGGAACGCGCCCGATCCCGGGGCCGTCGTGGGCTGTTCCACGACCGGTTCGAGCGAGGCCTGCATGCTCGCGGGGATGGCGCTGAAGCGGCGCTGGACACAGCGGAACGCGGACCGCTACCCGGGAGCGCGCCCCAACCTCGTCATGGGCGTGAACGTCCAGGTCTGCTGGGAGAAGTTCTGCAACTTCTGGGAGGTCGAGGCCCGCCAAGTCCCCATGGAGGGCGACCGGTTCCACCTCGACCCGCAGGCGGCGGCCGAACTGTGCGACGAGAACACCATCGGGGTCGTCGGGATCCTCGGCTCCACCTTCGACGGGTCCTACGAGCCGATCGCGGACCTCTGCGCGGCCCTCGACCGGCTCCAGGAGCGTACGGGCCTGGACATCCCCGTCCATGTCGACGGCGCGTCCGGCGGGATGATCGCCCCCTTCCTGGACCCGGACCTGGTCTGGGACTTCCGGCTGCCGCGGGTGTCGTCGATCAACACCTCGGGGCACAAGTACGGGCTCGTCTACCCGGGCGTCGGATGGGCGCTGTGGCGGTCGTCGGCCGAGCTGCCGGAGGAGCTCGTCTTCCGGGTCAACTACCTGGGCGGCGACATGCCGACCTTCGCGCTCAACTTCTCCCGGCCGGGAGCACAGGTCGCGGCGCAGTACTACACCTTCCTGCGGCTGGGCCGGGAGGGCTACCGGGCCGTCCAGCAGACGACCCGGGACCTGGCCCGCGGGCTCGCCGAACGGATCGAGGCGCTGGAGGACTTCCGCCTGATCACCCGGGGCGACCAGCTGCCCGTCTTCGCCTTCACGACGGCGCCCCATGTGAGCGCGTACGACGTCTTCGACGTGTCCCGGCGGATGCGGGAGAACGGCTGGCTGGTGCCCGCGTACACCTTCCCGGCCAACCGGGAGGACCTGTCCGTGCTGCGTGTGGTGTGCCGTAACGGCTTCTCGGCGGACCTCGCCGACCTCTTCCTGGAGGACCTGGGCCGGCTGGTGCCCCAGCTGCGCCGCCAGCCGCATCCGTGGACCCGTGACAAGCAGGCGGCGACCGGTTTCCACCACTGA
- a CDS encoding ion channel protein yields MTHDAARLAHASAPATPARALLPLIVPALVVGVAASLLYLGVSALAEKLQGVLWNGLPDALGVGRYSVVWMLVVLTSTGVLVGLVVWKVPGHAGPDPATIGLSAPPVPPAVLPGLLVATALMLAGGPSLGPENPIIATNIALAFWLGRRFAPGLSGGLWAVLAEAATLGALFGTPVAAALVISEALAGQQLEGKLWDNLFGPLTAAATGATTTALVAHPAFDLHLPPLGPPGGGNVLAALVIASAAALLGMAAVYAFPYVHGAFSRLGHPMLALPLGGLVLGLLGALGGHLTLFKGLDEVGELAGNPEGWSAGQFATMTVVKLAALVVAASCGFRGGRIFPAVFIGSAFGLFAHALVPAVPAALGVAAGVLGMLLAITRQGWLSLFTAAVLVASPTILALLCIATLPAWLLVTGRPQMQLRQDGTAVR; encoded by the coding sequence GTGACCCACGACGCGGCCCGGCTGGCACATGCCTCCGCCCCGGCGACCCCCGCGCGGGCGCTGCTGCCGCTGATCGTCCCGGCACTCGTCGTCGGTGTCGCGGCCAGCCTTCTGTACCTGGGGGTGAGCGCGCTCGCGGAGAAACTTCAGGGGGTGCTCTGGAACGGCCTCCCCGATGCGCTGGGTGTCGGCCGGTACTCCGTGGTCTGGATGCTCGTCGTCCTCACCTCGACGGGCGTACTGGTCGGTCTGGTGGTGTGGAAGGTCCCGGGTCACGCGGGCCCCGACCCCGCGACCATCGGGCTCTCGGCGCCCCCGGTGCCGCCCGCCGTGCTGCCTGGCCTGCTGGTGGCGACCGCGCTGATGCTGGCCGGCGGTCCGAGTCTGGGGCCGGAGAACCCGATCATCGCCACCAATATCGCCCTCGCGTTCTGGCTGGGTCGCAGGTTCGCGCCAGGGCTGTCCGGCGGTCTGTGGGCGGTGCTGGCCGAGGCGGCGACGCTCGGTGCGCTGTTCGGGACGCCGGTGGCGGCGGCGCTGGTCATCTCCGAGGCGCTCGCCGGACAGCAGCTGGAGGGCAAGCTGTGGGACAACCTGTTCGGGCCGTTGACCGCCGCCGCCACGGGTGCCACGACGACCGCCCTGGTGGCCCATCCGGCCTTCGACCTCCATCTGCCCCCGCTCGGACCGCCCGGCGGGGGCAACGTCCTGGCCGCGCTCGTGATCGCCTCCGCGGCGGCGCTGCTCGGCATGGCGGCGGTCTACGCCTTCCCCTACGTCCACGGCGCCTTCTCCCGGCTCGGCCACCCCATGCTGGCGCTCCCGCTCGGCGGGCTCGTCCTCGGCCTGCTGGGCGCCCTGGGCGGGCATCTGACGCTCTTCAAGGGGCTGGACGAGGTCGGCGAGCTGGCCGGGAACCCCGAGGGCTGGTCGGCCGGGCAGTTCGCCACGATGACGGTGGTGAAGCTCGCCGCCCTGGTCGTCGCGGCGTCCTGCGGGTTCCGGGGCGGCCGGATCTTCCCGGCCGTCTTCATCGGCTCCGCCTTCGGCCTGTTCGCCCACGCGCTCGTGCCGGCGGTCCCGGCCGCCCTCGGCGTGGCCGCGGGGGTGCTGGGCATGCTCCTCGCGATCACCCGGCAGGGCTGGCTGAGTCTGTTCACGGCGGCCGTCCTGGTCGCCTCTCCCACGATCCTCGCCCTGCTGTGCATCGCGACCCTGCCGGCCTGGCTGCTGGTGACCGGCAGACCGCAGATGCAGCTCCGCCAGGACGGAACCGCCGTTCGTTGA
- a CDS encoding MerR family transcriptional regulator — MSYSVGEVAGFAGVTVRTLHHYDEIGLLVPSGRSHAGHRRYGDTDLDRLQQILFYRELGFPLDEVAALLDDPEADPRAHLRRQHDLLTARIEKLQKMAAAVEHAMEARTMGINLTPEEKFEVFGDKDPEAHAEEAEQRWGGTEAYAESQRRAARYTKDDWKRMQAEVASWGERYDALMEAGEPPAGECAMDMAEEHRLHITRWFYACSYEMHRGLGEMYVADERFKEFYDSMRPGLAEHLKEAIAANATRHGG, encoded by the coding sequence GTGAGCTATTCGGTGGGCGAGGTCGCCGGATTCGCCGGGGTCACGGTGCGCACCCTGCACCACTACGACGAGATCGGCCTGCTCGTGCCGAGCGGGCGCAGTCACGCGGGGCACCGGCGCTACGGCGACACCGACCTCGACCGGCTGCAGCAGATCCTGTTCTACCGGGAGCTCGGCTTTCCGCTCGACGAGGTCGCCGCCCTGCTCGACGACCCGGAGGCGGACCCGCGCGCGCATCTGCGCCGCCAGCACGACCTGCTGACCGCCCGGATCGAGAAACTGCAGAAGATGGCCGCGGCCGTGGAACACGCCATGGAGGCACGCACGATGGGCATCAACCTCACGCCCGAGGAGAAGTTCGAGGTCTTCGGGGACAAGGATCCCGAAGCACACGCCGAGGAGGCCGAGCAGCGCTGGGGAGGCACCGAGGCGTACGCCGAGTCGCAGCGCCGCGCCGCCCGTTACACCAAGGACGACTGGAAGCGCATGCAGGCCGAGGTGGCTTCCTGGGGCGAGCGCTACGACGCCCTCATGGAGGCCGGTGAGCCCCCGGCCGGCGAGTGCGCCATGGACATGGCCGAGGAGCACCGGCTCCACATCACCCGGTGGTTCTACGCCTGCTCGTACGAGATGCACCGGGGTCTCGGCGAGATGTACGTGGCCGACGAGCGGTTCAAGGAGTTCTACGACTCCATGCGCCCGGGGCTCGCCGAGCACCTGAAGGAGGCGATCGCGGCGAACGCCACCCGGCACGGAGGCTGA
- a CDS encoding DedA family protein — translation MTQLALGPSWMDPNTLLDNFGIWGLLLIVFAESGLLIGFFLPGDSLLFTCGLLITSHQLDFPLWGAVALICVAAILGDQAGYLFGKKVGPSLFSRPDSRLFKQENVVKAHEFFEKYGPKSLVLARFVPIVRTFTPIIAGVSGMRYRSFITFNIIGGVLWGAGVTLLGSWLGNIAVVKNNIEAILILIVLVSVVPIAIEFLRARSKARKNPPEPQTPQGPAAYQQQPMAPVMDDATRPLRMQQPPQGQDPYQQGRRGSGRHQQDQYAQGQGYPQQQDPYAQGQGYPRQQPQQPQQPQQPQQPYGDQEQGYYQGHDQNHGRHGDQSYGQNHDQNHDQAYPPQQYPQGYPQQPYDAQQNPYHQGYPQG, via the coding sequence GTGACGCAGCTCGCCCTCGGTCCAAGCTGGATGGATCCGAACACGCTTCTGGACAACTTCGGCATCTGGGGCCTCCTCCTCATCGTCTTCGCCGAGTCCGGCCTGCTCATCGGCTTCTTCCTGCCGGGCGACTCGCTGCTGTTCACCTGCGGTCTGCTGATCACGTCGCACCAGCTGGACTTCCCGCTGTGGGGTGCCGTCGCCCTGATCTGCGTCGCCGCGATCCTCGGCGACCAGGCGGGCTACCTCTTCGGCAAGAAGGTCGGCCCCTCGCTCTTCAGCCGCCCGGACTCCCGCCTCTTCAAGCAGGAGAACGTGGTCAAGGCCCACGAGTTCTTCGAGAAGTACGGCCCCAAGTCCCTGGTCCTGGCCCGCTTCGTGCCGATCGTGCGGACGTTCACGCCGATCATCGCGGGCGTCAGCGGCATGCGGTACCGCTCCTTCATCACGTTCAACATCATCGGCGGCGTCCTGTGGGGCGCGGGCGTCACCCTGCTCGGCTCCTGGCTCGGCAACATCGCCGTCGTCAAGAACAACATCGAGGCGATCCTGATCCTGATCGTCCTCGTCTCGGTGGTCCCGATCGCCATCGAGTTCCTGCGGGCGCGCTCCAAGGCCAGGAAGAACCCGCCGGAGCCGCAGACCCCCCAGGGCCCGGCCGCGTACCAGCAGCAGCCCATGGCCCCCGTCATGGACGACGCCACGCGCCCGCTGCGCATGCAGCAGCCGCCGCAGGGCCAGGACCCGTACCAGCAGGGCCGCCGCGGGTCGGGCCGGCACCAGCAGGACCAGTACGCCCAGGGCCAGGGGTACCCCCAGCAGCAGGACCCGTACGCCCAGGGCCAGGGATACCCGCGGCAGCAGCCCCAGCAGCCCCAGCAGCCCCAGCAGCCCCAGCAGCCGTACGGCGACCAGGAGCAGGGCTACTACCAGGGCCACGACCAGAACCACGGCAGGCACGGCGACCAGAGCTACGGGCAGAACCACGACCAGAACCACGACCAGGCCTACCCGCCCCAGCAGTACCCGCAGGGCTACCCGCAGCAGCCGTACGACGCGCAGCAGAACCCGTATCACCAGGGCTACCCGCAGGGCTGA
- a CDS encoding threonine/serine exporter ThrE family protein, protein MTEAEDRKPQSDEARSAFVQPDGVAQAVEDESGTTSEFAIPKGMAPPESAGADAEGSAFSTPRTYSARHAPPAFTPATGVPVVSLTKDVPWQDRMRTMLRMPVAERPAPELVHKEDDAGPAVPRVLDLTLRIGELLLAGGEGAEDVEAAMFAVCRSYGLDRCEPNVTFTLLSISHQPSLVDDPVTASRTVRRRGTDYTRLAAVYRLVDELSDTETGISLEDAYRRLAEMRRNRHPYPGWVLTGSSGLLAGAASVLVGGDALVFVAAALGAMLGDRLAWLCAGRGLPEFYQFTVAAMPPAAIGVALQLAHVDVKASAVITGGLFALLPGRALVAGVQDGLTGFYITASARLLEVMYLFVGIVVGVLVVLYFGVKFDAQLNPDQALSISERPLVQIAASMLLSLTFAVLLQQERSTVLAVTLNGGVAWSVYGAMHYPGGISPVASTAVAAGLVGLFGQLLSRYRFASALPYTTAAIGPLLPGSATYFGLLSIAQNNVDKGLVSLTKAAALAMAIAIGVNLGSEISRLFLRVPGGSAAGRRAAKRTRGF, encoded by the coding sequence GTGACGGAAGCGGAGGACCGCAAACCGCAGTCGGACGAGGCGAGGAGTGCCTTCGTCCAGCCGGACGGCGTGGCGCAGGCGGTCGAGGACGAGTCGGGGACCACGTCGGAGTTCGCGATTCCCAAGGGAATGGCGCCGCCGGAATCGGCGGGCGCGGATGCCGAGGGGTCGGCGTTCAGCACGCCGCGCACCTACAGCGCGCGGCACGCCCCGCCGGCCTTCACACCGGCGACGGGCGTCCCCGTCGTCAGTCTCACCAAGGACGTGCCCTGGCAGGACCGGATGCGCACGATGCTGCGCATGCCCGTGGCCGAGCGCCCGGCACCCGAGCTGGTGCACAAGGAGGACGATGCGGGACCCGCCGTCCCGCGCGTGCTCGACCTGACGCTGCGTATCGGCGAGCTGCTGCTCGCGGGCGGCGAGGGCGCCGAGGACGTGGAGGCGGCCATGTTCGCCGTCTGCCGCTCCTACGGCCTGGACCGCTGCGAGCCGAACGTCACCTTCACGCTGCTGTCGATCTCCCACCAGCCGTCCCTGGTGGACGATCCGGTGACGGCTTCACGGACGGTACGCCGCAGGGGCACCGACTACACCCGCCTGGCGGCCGTCTACCGGCTCGTCGACGAGCTCAGTGACACCGAGACCGGGATCTCCCTGGAGGACGCCTACCGGCGGCTCGCCGAGATGCGGCGCAACCGGCACCCGTATCCCGGCTGGGTGCTGACCGGTTCCAGCGGGCTGCTCGCGGGCGCGGCCTCGGTGCTCGTCGGCGGTGACGCCCTGGTGTTCGTCGCCGCGGCGCTGGGCGCGATGCTCGGTGACCGGCTCGCGTGGCTGTGCGCCGGGCGCGGACTGCCGGAGTTCTACCAGTTCACGGTGGCCGCGATGCCGCCGGCCGCGATCGGGGTCGCGCTCCAGCTCGCGCACGTCGACGTGAAGGCGTCCGCGGTGATCACCGGTGGGCTCTTCGCGCTGCTGCCCGGACGGGCGCTCGTCGCGGGCGTGCAGGACGGGCTGACCGGCTTCTACATCACCGCGTCCGCGCGCCTGCTGGAGGTCATGTACCTCTTCGTGGGCATCGTCGTGGGTGTCCTGGTGGTGCTGTATTTCGGCGTGAAGTTCGACGCCCAGCTCAACCCGGACCAGGCCCTGAGCATCTCCGAGCGCCCCTTGGTGCAGATCGCCGCGTCCATGCTGCTGTCGCTGACCTTCGCGGTCCTGCTCCAGCAGGAACGGTCCACCGTCCTCGCGGTGACCCTCAACGGCGGGGTGGCCTGGTCGGTCTACGGGGCGATGCACTACCCGGGCGGCATCTCACCGGTCGCCTCGACGGCCGTCGCGGCGGGCCTGGTGGGTCTCTTCGGGCAGCTTCTGTCCCGCTACCGCTTCGCCTCCGCGCTGCCGTACACGACCGCCGCGATCGGGCCCCTGCTGCCGGGTTCGGCCACCTACTTCGGACTGCTGTCCATCGCCCAGAACAACGTCGACAAGGGGCTGGTCTCCCTCACCAAGGCCGCCGCGCTCGCGATGGCCATCGCGATCGGCGTGAACCTGGGGTCGGAGATCTCCCGGCTGTTCCTGCGGGTGCCCGGCGGTTCCGCCGCGGGGCGCCGGGCCGCCAAGCGGACCAGGGGCTTCTGA
- a CDS encoding inorganic diphosphatase — MEFDVTIEIPKGSRNKYEVDHETGRIRLDRRLFTSTSYPADYGFVENTLGEDGDPLDALVILDEPTFPGCLIQCRTIGMFRMTDEAGGDDKLLCVPAHDPRVEHLRDIHHVSEFDRLEIQHFFEVYKDLEPGKSVEGANWVGRTEAEAEIERSYKRLKEQGGH, encoded by the coding sequence GTGGAGTTCGACGTCACGATCGAGATTCCGAAGGGTTCGCGGAACAAGTACGAGGTGGACCACGAGACCGGTCGGATCCGTCTGGACCGTCGACTCTTCACCTCGACCAGCTACCCGGCCGACTACGGCTTCGTCGAGAACACCCTCGGCGAGGACGGCGATCCGCTGGACGCGCTGGTCATCCTGGACGAGCCGACCTTCCCGGGCTGCCTCATCCAGTGCCGCACGATCGGCATGTTCCGTATGACGGACGAGGCCGGCGGCGACGACAAGCTGCTGTGCGTCCCGGCGCACGACCCGCGGGTGGAGCACCTGCGCGACATCCACCACGTGTCGGAGTTCGACCGCCTGGAGATCCAGCACTTCTTCGAGGTCTACAAGGACCTGGAGCCCGGCAAGTCCGTCGAGGGCGCCAACTGGGTGGGCCGCACGGAGGCCGAGGCCGAGATCGAGCGTTCCTACAAGCGACTCAAGGAGCAGGGCGGTCACTGA
- the dacB gene encoding D-alanyl-D-alanine carboxypeptidase/D-alanyl-D-alanine-endopeptidase: MVVPELRAWRAARPHVLRVARAVQPRVTRVARAARPRVRRAAQSVRPRLARVAQAVRPRSGRITTPQLTAVAATAGLALAVGAVTVAGPWDSTGQRTAERDWAASRDQQGGADHGRNADTSPTSPAPAPSAASVLTGLGSATSAAPAPDGKALATTLDRLLGVPALGARRTAVVVDVATGRRLYGKEAGTAQTPASTTKIATAVAVLSAAGADHRLATRTVLEPGTKEVVLVGGGDPTLTARKDAGGWASLRTLADDTAKALKARHLDEVTLSYDTSLYSGPAVHPIGANPNLAPVSALTADEGRTDASTSGPAARTADPAADAAGTFADLLRAKGIDTTSPGPSRATTGSQALASVSSPPLSALVERMLTNSDNDIAEAMARQVAVATGRQPSFDGGAGAIDAQLRKLGLPLSGAHFTDGSGLNRDDRLTADLLTALLVKAGDPARPELRPVLTGLPVAGFTGTLSDRYTDDASGPGVVRAKTGTLTGVNTLAGTVVDADGRLLAFAFLASGTSDPMAAQSALDDTASALAGCGCR, from the coding sequence GTGGTCGTGCCAGAGCTGAGGGCTTGGCGGGCCGCGAGACCGCATGTGCTGCGGGTCGCGCGGGCCGTTCAGCCGCGCGTGACGCGGGTCGCTCGGGCCGCGCGACCGCGGGTGAGGCGGGCTGCGCAGTCCGTACGGCCGCGGCTGGCGCGGGTCGCTCAAGCCGTGCGGCCGCGCTCCGGGAGGATCACGACCCCGCAGCTCACGGCCGTGGCCGCCACCGCGGGCCTGGCGCTCGCGGTCGGGGCGGTGACCGTGGCCGGTCCCTGGGACTCCACCGGTCAGCGTACGGCGGAGCGCGACTGGGCCGCATCGCGGGACCAGCAGGGTGGCGCAGATCACGGGCGGAACGCCGATACGTCCCCTACGTCGCCGGCACCCGCGCCCAGCGCCGCGTCCGTGCTCACCGGCCTCGGCAGTGCCACGTCCGCGGCGCCCGCGCCGGACGGGAAGGCCCTCGCGACCACCCTCGACCGGCTCCTGGGCGTGCCCGCGCTCGGCGCCCGGCGCACGGCCGTGGTCGTCGACGTGGCGACCGGCAGACGGCTGTACGGCAAGGAGGCCGGCACGGCCCAGACCCCGGCCTCCACCACCAAGATCGCCACCGCGGTCGCCGTGCTCTCCGCCGCGGGCGCCGACCACCGCCTCGCGACCCGCACGGTGCTGGAGCCCGGCACCAAGGAGGTCGTCCTCGTCGGCGGCGGCGACCCGACACTGACCGCCCGCAAGGACGCCGGGGGGTGGGCGAGCCTGCGCACCCTCGCCGACGACACGGCCAAGGCGCTGAAGGCCCGTCACCTGGACGAGGTGACGCTCTCGTACGACACCTCGCTCTACTCCGGTCCCGCCGTGCACCCCATCGGCGCCAACCCCAACCTCGCGCCGGTCAGCGCCCTGACGGCCGACGAGGGCCGTACCGACGCCTCCACCAGCGGCCCGGCCGCACGCACCGCGGACCCGGCGGCGGACGCCGCCGGCACGTTCGCGGACCTGTTGCGGGCCAAGGGCATCGACACCACGTCCCCCGGCCCGTCGAGAGCCACCACCGGCTCACAGGCCCTCGCCTCGGTCTCCTCGCCACCCCTGTCCGCCCTCGTGGAGCGGATGCTGACGAACAGCGACAACGACATCGCGGAGGCCATGGCGCGTCAGGTCGCCGTCGCCACGGGACGGCAGCCGAGCTTCGACGGCGGCGCCGGGGCGATCGACGCGCAGCTGCGGAAGCTCGGACTCCCGCTGTCCGGGGCCCACTTCACGGACGGCAGCGGCCTCAACCGCGACGACCGGCTGACGGCGGACCTGCTCACCGCCCTCCTGGTGAAGGCCGGCGACCCCGCCCGCCCCGAGCTCCGCCCGGTCCTGACCGGCCTCCCGGTAGCGGGCTTCACGGGCACCCTCAGCGACCGCTACACCGACGACGCCTCCGGCCCCGGCGTCGTACGCGCCAAGACCGGCACCCTGACCGGGGTGAACACCCTGGCGGGCACGGTCGTCGACGCGGACGGCCGGCTGCTGGCCTTCGCCTTCCTGGCCTCCGGCACCTCCGACCCCATGGCGGCCCAGTCGGCCCTGGACGACACGGCCTCGGCACTGGCGGGCTGCGGCTGCCGTTAG